The Brassica oleracea var. oleracea cultivar TO1000 chromosome C6, BOL, whole genome shotgun sequence genomic interval TCGTCGGTGCTATGTCTTGGCCTTCATCGTTGGGTTCTTCATACTCTTTGGTCTCTTCTCTTTGATTCTTTACGGAGCTGCTAAACCTCAGAAACCAAAGATAACTGTCAAGGTTAGTGTTCCGATCTCAACTCTTAGATTTAAAATCTGATTCAAGAATTCGTATTCTCAGATCTGAACTTTGCAGAGTATAACATTCGAGACGCTCAAGATCCAAGCTGGTCAAGATGCTGGTGGTGTAGGAACGGACATGATCACCATGAACGCGACTCTGAGGATGTTGTATCGAAACACAGGAACTTTCTTTGGTGTGCATGTAACTTCAACTCCAGTCGATCTCAGTTTCTCTCAGATGAAAATAGGCTCCGGATCTGTAAGTCCTAATCAATGCCAGTATTAGATTTTTTTTGGGTCGGGTTCGGATGTTCTTGTCGGATTGAGAATTTTTAGGACTTGCAAGTGTTTTTAGTTCAGTTTTAGATCTGTTCGGGACAATCTGCAATAAAAATCCCAAAGTTGTTTCTTTTTTTTTAACATCCAATAAAATTTGAGATTAGCAACACATACAATTGTTTGCGCGGCCATATTAGGTTCTGATGTTTTTCTTTTTCTTTTGGCTTTGTGATATTTGCAGATTAAGAAGTTTTATCAGTCGAGGAAGAGCCAAAGAACGGTATTGGTACATGTGATTGGAGAGAGGATTCCGTTATACGGAAGTGGCGCGACATTGATACCGCCAGCGCCTCCAGCTCCACTTCCCAAACCTAAAAAGAAGAAGAAAGGAGCTCCAGTTGTTATTCCTGACCCGCCCGCACCTCCTGCACCCGTGCCCATGAAGCTCAGTTTCGTTGTTCGATCACGAGCTTACGTGTTGGGGAGGTTAGTGAAGCCCAAGTTCCTCAAGAAAATCGAGTGTGACATCAACTTCGAACACAAGAATCTCAATAAGCATATACCTATCACCAAGAATTGCACCGTCACTACCGTTTGAAGAAGAAGAATAAAAAATCATTTTTAGTGAGGAAAAAACATGTCGTATAGGGTAACCTGATTACAGCTATACGGGCAGTATTTTGGGTTGTCTGGGCAGCGCGTGAAAGGTGCCTGAAGGAAAGAACCATTGTCGGTGGCTTTAATTTACTTGAGTGGTTGGTTTTCGATACTTAATTTTTTTTTTTTATCTGTGAAGAATTTATAATTTGTAATTGTGTGGACATCGCACTGGACACGAGGTATCACATTTTATTTATTTGTTTCTCTTTCCGTTTCGATGATATGTTAATTCAATTGTTTTGATGCAATGATGACAATACTTTTTTTTTTTTTGTCATCTATATTATTACGAGGCTAAAGCCCATAAACCGACCGAAGTTATACAAATACAAAGTCCATAAATCTCGGCTAGCAACAAAACGAACATTAAACAAAGAGGCCCATAAATTCCAAACAAAATAAAGCCCAACGCAATCCATTCAACCCACATCCATGCGTTAACCTTTAGCGTGTTACCTGAATCAAGAGCACCATCGAACTTCATGACTAGAAAGTGACCGGCGTAAATTCAAATCCGCTAATCCACCGGGAACGAACCTGAAATAGGATCCCGCAGTAATAAACACATATTTAGGCAATTGTATCCGAGACAGAAGCCAACGTTTGCCAGCCAAGAAGGGACACCGTCAGAGCCAAAAGCCAGCCTTACAATGCTAAAGTAGCCACCATAAGCCAGAGTCGAAGCCCGATACACGGAAGCCAGGTCGCCGGAGAAGATAACCGGCCGTTTTAAAGAAATAAGAGTTCTTCTCACTAAAAGAACGCAAAGGACAAAAGGCAGTGAAGATGATAGGAAGACCTATGACTTCTGATGCCTCGCTTGGAAGGTTGTCTGACCAGATCCGAGAAAACTTAAGCATCCACATCTGAACCGGCTGAGTACAACCACCGCGTACCAGAAACTAGATAGGAACCGACATAAACAAACCAATCCAAACGCGACTCACCAGAAAATCACAATCTTCACGCCTCCTAAATCAGAACAAAAGACAGTAACCCACCCTCTCACGGCGCCAGCAAAGATCGTCGGACACCGGAGAGGGAAGATCTCGATCTACTTTTTTCTCTGCTTTTCTCTCTCTTACTTTTCTCGATGACAATACTTCTTATATATCAACCAAATCTTATGTTTCCTTAATCTTTACTTCAACCAAAATGTCATTAGTCTTTCTAAACAAAACTAAATAAAACTTACGTTTTTCTTTTAATATTAATCATCTCAGTAAATGGGACACCGGACACAGTTCAAGTTATAATACACGATTCTAAACTTAGAGATTCTCATACCGCTCATACCGAGACCACCTTCCTTTGGTAGGCAGACCGTTGTCCACACTACTTTAACCACTCTGGATGTGTCAATATTACATGACCAAAAGAAGGGAGGGCACATTCATTCAATTCGAACAATGCATCTTTTGGGCAGCACAAAAATTGAGATCCAAAAGCATACAAAACCAGTAATGACCAAGAAGAGCAACCGTAAACGACCAGAGAAAGATAGTGTCATGGGTGTCCACATATTAAATTTGGATCTGATGTTGTTTAATAAAGCTGCATTTTCTGATATCTTCAATTTTCTGTTCATGAGAGACAATTCTAGATAATACCATATTGGGAGAGTACAAGTAGAGCATCCGAAGCAATCAATGGCTAAGGATTCACTTTGGTTCAATCCAACAGTAAAAATCTCAGTATTTTCTCGGTTCATTTCCAACCCAGACCAAGTCGAGAAATCATCCAGACATTCAGATATTCCATGAAGTTAATCATCTAGACATTCAGCACAACAATGCGCTTCATAATCAGATCTATATTCACACAGATAAGGTCTTGCGGTTTATTGACCCTAACGTTCGTTGCACCATTACTGCCAGGGCCGGCTTATCAGTTAATGGCCTTGTGCTCAAAAACATTTCTCTCAAAATTGTTGTTATACTTTTATAAATCTAAAATTAGGACCCTAACTATGTATGTTTTTTTACAAAACAAGACCCTAGTTCCTTACAGAAAATTACTGAAAAAGGACTTGGTGCAAAAGCACTCCTATCACATGTGTAAAGCCGGTACTGTTTACTGCAGATAAAAAAACTTTAGCTCCTTATGGCCCTTCGGTTGAGATATCTCTCTCTCTTTTTCTTCCTTTCTTTATTTCCACTTTGTTTTTAATTTTTTTTTTGCTAAAGTGGATTTGCCTTAGATTACAAGTTGTAAAATCTAACATTTCATATATGTGAATATTAACCTTTTAGCAAAAGAAAAAAAGGGAACCCAAACAGTTACAAGGGTGGAAAGTAGCGACTCTATTACAACATAAAACCGACTAAGACAATAAAAACAGTATAAGCAAAGAAGAGGATGAATTCTGCGTGGGTAAAAAGATGGAGGGAGCGTGGAGCTCCCCACTCCGATGAAACAGAGGAGACCATAAGGCAAGTTCACTGAGCTTCGCGTTGCTAAGTGTCTGAACCAGCACACATATGGACGGACACACAGAAAACCTAGCGGTCTCCCATGGAAGTGTGCCGCAGCCACTAATCGCTACACTCTAAAAAAGAGTCGACTCTTAAACCTACCTTTGCCGCTACCATTTGCCTTAGCCGCTGCGGTATCACGAAGACGCACCCCTCTACAAGATCAATCCGGTCAAAAAGCGTTTGCTTAAGGTAAAGAGATCCAAGAAGAACCGCCACCCCCATAGGTTAACACACTGTCGTTGGATTCCTTCACAACAATCAAAGAAGAAACCCTATATCTCGATGAATGACTTGTAGCTTTTCGGGCAGCGCTCTGACATGGAGGACTACCGCACATTGACCTACCCGAGTTCAGTGAAAGATGTCGATAAGCCTCTATTGACAACCAAACCTTGTTTCTTCCATTAGTAAGTACATATCTGAACGAAAAAGGGGGAGGAGACCTCTAAGAAAATCTCCAGTTGGTACTCTATATTTTACTTTAAATAGAGTGTAGAGTAAATATGCTCTAATTGTACTCTATTTTTCACTTTATAATAAAGTTTACCCTATAAATATGCTCTAATTGTACTCTATTTTAAAATAAAAATAGTAAACCATTGGAGAGGATCTAACAGTGTCCATCTAACACTGTCCAGCATAGGACGTCGGAAGCCGGTGAGCCTCCTCTCGACACGGAAAGTTGAAAACGAGAGAAAGAGAAGAGAGGAGCGCGTAGGATTAAGACGTCACTCATATGCTTTTTGTTGTAAAATATTTCCTAAATACATAAACTTATTTTCCGTACTTCGAATTGGGATAATGAATGTTCTTTACACAACACCAAGAAAAATTTGTTTTTTTAAATTTGGTTTATTACGAGCAATTCATAGTTGACAATGTGATTAATAAAGGGTTAATTTGTGTAGTTAGTAATATAGCATTGATGTTGACATTATTAGATCTCTTAGCATTTTCTTATTTTTCTTCTGGTTTTGTCCTTTTTCTAAACCTGTTGACGGTAAAAGCATTTGTCACTTAAATGAAAAACAAAATAAAAGTTGTTGTTAGAGTGATTGTGTTTATAGCTTCGACAATGATGGTGATTATTGTGGTATTACATAAATAGAATAGAACATGGTAAACGCTATAGTTCATATTAATTAAAATATAAAGTAGTTTAAATATATAATACTATGTATATCCAAAATTAACAAATAGCATAAAACATAACTTTTATGGCATACAATTTAGTAATATAGTACATAATTACTAAACCTTAAATCCAAATATCAAAATATGCAAATAGAATAGTAACAAAAAAATAGCATAGTACATATTGTTCAAATTTTGAAATATCTATAATTGGAGGGGATGAGGTAAACCCTAAAAGGAAATATAAACTCTAACACAAATATCAAAATATACACATAGTATGTAATATGAAGCATTATCAAAATAAAATAGTAACAAACGAAATAGCATATTACATATTGTTCAAATTTTGAAATGTTGGAGGTAATGCTTACCCCAACGTCAACTCAAACCTTCCATAAACTAACTCAAAACATTAATCACTAAACCATAAAAGGAAATATAAACCCTAACACAAATATAAAATATGGACATAGTACATGATATGAAGTACAACTGGGAATTTATAATATAAACGAGGGCGCCTCGACCGTAATGCTGTCGTGGTCTGTAGATTTTAGAAGCGCGTATGTAGCAGTAAAAACGATATATGTAGCACATTTATGGATTTGGAGGTGGTTGTGGTGACTCAATGATGAATGTGAATATGAATGAGGTCGTAATGATTGGGAAAAATGAATATTGATTATAGAAAATATGTGGTGTCTAAGCAGACGATAAATACAAAACACAGTATGGAGTTGGTGATTGTGACATCCCCGATCGTAGATGACCGGAAATGACACGGTCGATGTTCCTCGATGGTCGATCCGAGGTTTTCAGAATACTTCCGATCACCTTAGACCAACAACCAAAGAACACCAACCCTCCTATCAGATATCACTCTAGGCCTTTCAACCCGAAAAAGCAATACCCGGTAGTTAGTTCGTCCGGACAAGGACTAATATCATATGGAACCCGTACTTTGAAAACATTCTTCATATATCGTTTAAAATCATCTTACCAAATTTCTTATAAATTAACCTCGAGGTTTTCGGTCAACAAATCTTATACATAAGAAATATCAAAATGCATTTGCAAGGATAATAAAAATACCGCTGGCTAATGTTGTTCCTTCCCGTCCTAGAGTAAGGTCTCTCGTCTACTGGTTACCTGAATCAAAAATGAGTCATGAGTAACTAGTTTACTCAGTGAGCCTAGTCCCCCATCCCAATGTATATTAATAATATCTCAAGAAATCAACTCCATTTGTATGCAGGGAAAATATATTCCATAACTAATAAAAATACATATATAAGGCTTATCATTCCATCGATGTGAATCTTATCTTAAACATCATCTCCACGACACCCGCCCTTCACTCATACTTATAATATATATATATAGACTAAACCCGGAAAACCACCAAGGCTAACCGAGCCTAGCGGAGAAATAAATATAACCATCATCTCCATTAGATATTCCAAGATCGAACATCTAACGCTGCATGCAGTTACACGGCCTCCAGGGTGCGACCCCATCATCGTGTCTTCGTGATCTTGTTCCGTATCGCAGGAACAATTCACGGTAATGCGGGAACTTTCAGGAGAGTGAGCATATAATAAGACTTCACATGATTTATACTTATATATTTAATACTATACATATGTATTAGTACTTGAGAACAAGTACTAAGGTTTGGACTAAACCTCTATGATCATTCATAAATATTTATTGTGTTTACACTAAGTAAACACCTCACCAATTCAATATTGATCAAGAAACAAAGCCTATCAATCATCTACATCAGTACGTTCAATTAAGAAATATTCATTCACTACTCATCAACCATCTATCTAGACTCACCTTTGAATCCATGAGATTGGCTATGGAAAACTAGACTCGAGCTCATGCTAAACGCTCATCACTTGCTGATAACTCCCAAAACAGAATGAGGATAAGGCATGATCCGGCTGGTAATTTCAATCTCTTCGACCAACTGAACCAAAAGCATAACAGGTGGATATAAGGTTCACCAGTCCAGTTCAAAAAGAAATCAGTATGGTTAGACTCAGCTAATATCAGTTGGGTTCGATTATGATCAGCTCCTAACAGTTTGGTTGAGGAAAAAATTACTTCAGTTTGGATTAAATCCAATCAGCTCATATCAGTTTAGCTAATGATTCCATGAGACTGATTTAATCCAAAAATAAATAAAACTGAACCATACAAAGGTGTAGCTAGACAACTGATCCAGGACAAGAAGCTTAAAAAATCAGTCCACTGATTCCAAACAAAACTGTTCTGAACTAGAAGCTAAAGCTCACCGGTTTTCTCAAGGTTTAATTGAACTTTGTTGCTATAAGCTTCAAGCTGAACACACGTCTAACCTGATCAGAACAAGATATCCATGATAGGTTCAAGATCAGAAATAGAACAGATTGTTTTGGTTACCTAACAAGAACTGAAGCTCAAGCAAAACTGATCTCGATATTACGGATAAAATCAACGGCTGAAGAACTTGGGTTATTCTAAACTCTTGGACGCCAAAACTTCAGCTCTTAACCACACCAGAACACACTGATAAAAGTCATAAGAGTGTGAGAAAGGGTTGTGCAAGCTCACTTCTCTTCTCTGATTTTTTTTCGGATTTGTTTCATTGATTTTCCTCACAGATTTTTCTCTCTTTCTCTCTGAATTTTTCTTTCTTGTTTCTGAGATAAGTGAGCTCGACCAGGAAGAGGACACGGTAATAAATGACAGGGGAAACAGCAGGAGAAGAGTCAGCAAGAAAGGACAAAAGTTTCAGATCAGTATGAGAAATGTGGTGAGCTGAATCAAACTTTCCTTCCGATGAAGTAATGTCATTTCCTTTCCATGAAGAAACTTCAAGCAGGTGTGCAACTCACATGAATTTAATGTAGCAAGCAAGCAGGAAGGTGCAAGTCACATGTTCAGGTCAGGAAGGAAGCAAGCAGCCATGCAGCACATGACATGCACATGACTCGCAAGTAGCTGAAAGTATTCAAGACCAGTTTTCGATAAAATATTTCCTGTCCATTGGTTCTCGTCCAGCTTAGATAAAAATCGACCATAATAATTAACACTTGGTCAGAACTATTAAGAGTAGGTATTTTGGCCACGAGACAATCCCATCAAAAATAATTCACCGGGTCGATTTTTATTTTTAATTCTGGTCGAACCAACTCCAAACTGGTCGAGCGGGATTTTTCTCGACCAAAATTATATCTGCTCGTGAGGGTTATTACATTCTTCCCCCCTCAAAAGAATTCGTCCCCGAATTCTGAAAACATAGCTATACACACTTTATTGAACACTGTCTCTGAAAGGAGTTCTGGATATTAGCTCTGAAATTATCTTCGTTTGCCCATATCAAAACAACTCATGGTTGATTCCTTGATTCCCCCAACCGATCCTTTCTTTTTTGGGCAGCCACTTTCAAGATAACCAAATTCTTTACTCTGCACAACTCTTGTGAACTGCGGTCTGCATACTTTTTCTAACAATCTTGTCTCTGTAGACTATCACATCTCAACATTTTCTATCTGGATTTCTCCCATAACAGCAACATGAAATTTGGAACGTTAGGTGATGTGCCATACGTGAAAGCAACATCTCCAGTCTGGTCAATGTTAACTTGATTAACTGTGCAACAATCAAACAAGAACATGCACGATCAATCACACCAACATGATTCGGACCGGGGGTGCTACTCTCAAATACACACACTCACCCATTCCAAGAATGATTTCACTTACTGTATTCTTTACACTTCTGATCTATCCGAGACCCTCATCATAATTTTCTAACTACTACTAGAACTCGGCAAGAACCACTTGGTGATATCCCTAGGGTATTGCAGTGAATCCAAGTTAACAGAATACTGAACAAGTTACTTTTAGATGTCAACCATCCTTTCAATGCCTTAACCAAATCTTCATCTTTCCTGATTATCAAACTGTATTCTACTCTGCTCCTTTTCATCTTTTACTTTTTAAACGATCAAGTTACTAGATTACACTTCTTCACCTTTTTTCTAAAAGGTTTTCAACTTGCCAGACTGATATGAGCGATGCTCAAACACTTGGTAGAGTACCATTGTACGCCAAAAGTGACGGGTCTTCTTCTTAATACTTCTTTCCTCGACATCCTAATTGAGCTCGGTAACTAGATAGCCAATCTCACTCTATATAGAAACATACCGCTCTAACGGAAGTACTAAGGAGTGGGGAAAGGCATACCACAAATTTTAACTGGCAGCCAGTACTTCCAAGAATAAGAACGGGTACTTGAATTCACTAAAGTGAATCTTACTTACAACTATGACACTACTCGGGAACTACATCTCTGTGTTGTTCCTGAATCAACCACAATATGGGCAGAAAAATTCTGTCCATAGACAAGGTCTCTTTTGACACCTTGATCACAATTCACACACACATATATATATATATATTTTCAATCATTGATAAAATTTTAAAAATGCACACAACACACAATGGGATAAGAAGCAAACCTGTGATTGGACCTTTCAGAGGGTTTTGACGGTCCAGTCAATTATAAAGTGTAAGCTCTACCTAAATAGCCTAACACTTGGATGTGGACTAACGGTAAGGAAAAACGAACAAGTTCAACAAGTGTTATCTTAGGTATAGGTAACGTAGATCGGGTAACTTCATGAGGAAGGACGATAACCTAAAATCCTAACTCTTCACAAGAACCGCCAAAGCGCGAATGATGCAAACGTTCCAGGATTTCCCACACTTTTACAATCACGACCATTCTTTCCTTGCTAGTCACAACCATAACGGCTCAAGGTCCTCGATCTTGATCCGATGAAATGTACACCAAAAATCATCCCCAGCGACTTACTTAACTCACTGCTTGAAACTGACCTTTGATCTGCACCGGTTGGAAAATAGACGGTCTGCATGACTTGGTTAACTTCTTCAGCAATAATAGCTTCTTTAATTTTCACGTCATACTCTAACATCTCCTCGATGCTTTGAAACTCCATGGTCTTTTATCTACTCCAAAATTCTTGGCTAAGTTCCCAAAGATTTTCCGTATTCTCTTTGGCTTATTCTCCAAACCATAATCGAAGAATCAAATTCACTCGACCACGTATCTCGATGCTTGTGTAGAAAATACTACTTCTTGAACTCTTGAAATCTGCCCAACTCGATATCAACTCTCTGAAGTAATTCTTGACTCTCGACCAACAACTCATCGCATTCATCTTCAAATAGCTTGCTGCCAAATCCTTCTTGTAATTCTCTGAACAACGGCCACATCAATATTCTGCTATCAGTGCTGCATCCTAAATCTGCCTCAAGCAAAGTATACCTCGAACGGTTTAGTCCTTCTTCAGTATCTTGTGGTCCAACTTCTTCTACTTTGCATCATAAGCAAGCAGCCAGGCAGCACATGACATGCACATGACTCGCAAGCAGCTGAAAGTATTCAAGACCAGTTTTCGATAAAACGTTTCCCGTCCATTGGTTCTCGTCCAAC includes:
- the LOC106301053 gene encoding uncharacterized protein LOC106301053, coding for MHAKTDSEVTSIAASSPARSPRRPVYYVQSPSRDSHDGEKTATSFHSTPVLSPMGSPPHSQSSMGRHSRESSSTRFSGSLKPGSRKVNDGSKRKGHGGEKQWKECAMIEEEGLLGDGERDRGVPRRCYVLAFIVGFFILFGLFSLILYGAAKPQKPKITVKSITFETLKIQAGQDAGGVGTDMITMNATLRMLYRNTGTFFGVHVTSTPVDLSFSQMKIGSGSIKKFYQSRKSQRTVLVHVIGERIPLYGSGATLIPPAPPAPLPKPKKKKKGAPVVIPDPPAPPAPVPMKLSFVVRSRAYVLGRLVKPKFLKKIECDINFEHKNLNKHIPITKNCTVTTV